A stretch of DNA from Cannabis sativa cultivar Pink pepper isolate KNU-18-1 chromosome X, ASM2916894v1, whole genome shotgun sequence:
GTCTGAGTTTAATCGGAGAGCTTCCAAGATCGGATATGGGATACATCAGACTTCGCAGAAACTTGCAAAGCTGGCCAAGTGTAAGACATCgaaccaatatatatatttatatctttgGTGTTTTATATCCTACTGAACAACTTAGTTAATGTATAACGATCCAGATTATTATCAATAGATTGAGCCATCAGTAAATTATAAGTTGGTTCTAGCGAGCAAGTGTGAAAAGGGGCATGAAAGAGTTTTTTGTAGAGTTTCTTTTTGCGATTCATTGCTAAAGGATGTTACACATTTACAAGATTGTATGCTCAAAACATATCCTCACTGATGCTGACATTACCGTTAAGCTTTAACACTTATGAACACTGTGTTATCCCAATGTCACTTTGATAATTGTAGTCGTATttggttttttattttctttctgatatattagtaatttattttctgttttttttcgTAATTGTAGTGGCGAAGAGGACTTCAGTATTTGATGATCCCACAATGGAAATTCAGGAACTGACAGCTGTAATCAAGCAGGATATTACTGCTCTGAATTCTGCAGTTGTAGACCTTCAGCTCCTCAGCAATTCTAGAAATGAGACTGGTAATATGTCTAGCGACACTACCAGTCATTCCACCACAGTAGTAGATGATCTGAAGAATCGTTTGATGAGCGCCACAAAAGAGTTTAAAGAAGTTCTCACTATGAGAACAGAGGTAAGGCTGAATGTTATGTTTCTTTTCTCGTCCAATAATTAGGCTGGTTATCTTGTTTGAGAGTGTTTTATTATCTTTGCTTTCACATATTTGGATCCGATTTTTATACTGGACTCATGATACTTTTTTGCGTTCTTGAAGAATTTGAAGGTTCATGAAAATCGAAGACAATTGTTTTCCTCTACAACATCAAAGGATTCTGCAAATCCTTTTGTTCGCCAACGTCCTCTAGCTTCCAGGTCAGCTGCTAGTACTTCCAATGCCCCTCCTCCTCCATGGGCTAACggatcatcatcttcttcacaGTTGCTCCCTGGGTAAGAGCTCACGTGGAATTTGGTTTATTTGAGTGGCACCAATTTTATGAGTTTGCTATTTAGTTAATTTTAGCCGATACAGTTGAAGACACTAGATAGCTTTAGTTATTACCAAATTGACAATATGGGAGGTGgaattatgtgatataggtcCATTTCTTACATATAATCCGCATTTGAAACTGTGATTTCTATAAGTCTTTTGCCTACCATTATATTCGTTCTTGTTGAACTTGTTTGTAATTATTAGGTAGTGCCATGGGACAGCTTGCATACAACACTAACTAATATGGAGGCCACATTCTTGCTTACTGCTCACTCTCATGCTCTTTCTttatctttctctttttttcatCAAAATGTATTCCAGTGTTTAATTATTCTTCTGTATTTTTCTGAGCTTTTACATTTTGGCCTGCACGTTACAGAATGCTTGTGTCTAATCATTGAATCAACTTTCCTGTACAATTAATGTCACTCAATAATTTGGTTTAATGAATGACATTGtatttatctttatttgtgGTTTCCAAACATTCAGGAAACAAGCAGAGGGAGAAGGTCAGCCATTGCTGCAGCAGCAACAGAACCATCAACAGCAACAACAGCAACTTGTTCCTTTGCAAGACACTTACATGCAGAGCAGAGCTGAAGCACTACAAAATGTAGAGTCCACCATTCACGAGCTCAGCAATATCTTCAATCAACTGGCAACTCTGGTTTCCCAGCAAGGAGAGATAGCCATCAGGTTTCTCTCTCAAACTATATATATGGACTAAATCTTAGGATGAAACTGACACAAAACACGAGTCTATAATTatccttttattattttatttcctgcGTGATTGTTCTTACTGCATCTTTGGGTTATCAAAACTGGGCAGAgatattattttagttttgtaaaTCTTGTTTGACATTATCTTTGAAGTTTGAACTAGGGTGAAATGCTGTAGTTCATATCGTGATTCATCCCATGTGTGTATAATATATCTACAAACTCATACCCTAGAGGGGTAGCTCAAATGGTTAGGCATGTGGATTGCTCCCACAAAGTCTGAGGTTCGAGTCCCTCATGGGTACCTACATAGCAAAATTGTTATAGTTTCTTGGTCCCCAAATATAATTGGGCTATGCGGGGATCCTAGTTTCAAaaatatgtgtgtgtatatatactcATAGATATCAAAAGCTTAGTTTCTTTTGGCCTTTCCAAATAGTGTGAATATATGATTTAGACTTATAACTTATTGTAAGATAATTCTTTCATGCTACTGATTTGCTTATCTTTTTCTTGGTTTGATATTGCTATATCTCTAGAATGTTATCAAGGATCGAGACATCCGCACAAGTAGATTAGTTATCCAAATAAGCATAACAAATACTGAAATATTttgatctattttttttatatggttgTGTTGggtatatttgaaaaattgaggTTGGCATATTTTTTCTTTCAGGATCGATGAGAACATGGATGACTCATTGGCCAACGTAGAGGGAGCACAAGGGGCACTACTCAAgtatttgaatagcatatcatCTAATAGGTGGCTGATGATCAAAATATtctttgttttgatttttttcctcATGGTTTTCCTATTTTTTGTGGCCTAGTCATTTGGAACACAcaattgaaaaaggaagaaaataacttatcttttttaaaattagtgGTGGTTTGTGACTGATGATAAGTTATTTCTGATCCTAAATCGTTCTCTcgttttgtttattattatgtgtTATATAAGTTCATACCAATGAGTAATAGTTTGTCTAATGGTATGTATGTACTACTGATACATGTAAAAGCTACTAAGCACAATGTTGCAACAACTTTTCATTTGTTGGGCTTGGAGTATATATtacatacaatttaatttattttatattaatattaaaactttatttttattttttggctagatgattattattattattatttgcttgAAGCACTAAAATTGTGGTCTCGTTATACTATGATGTCATCTTTATCATGTGTTAAAACATT
This window harbors:
- the LOC115699031 gene encoding syntaxin-32 — translated: MHMKASQSSFRDRTHEFQSVADRLKKSISSSLSAPSASGPSSRSKSEEQRSAIAIQSEFNRRASKIGYGIHQTSQKLAKLAKLAKRTSVFDDPTMEIQELTAVIKQDITALNSAVVDLQLLSNSRNETGNMSSDTTSHSTTVVDDLKNRLMSATKEFKEVLTMRTENLKVHENRRQLFSSTTSKDSANPFVRQRPLASRSAASTSNAPPPPWANGSSSSSQLLPGKQAEGEGQPLLQQQQNHQQQQQQLVPLQDTYMQSRAEALQNVESTIHELSNIFNQLATLVSQQGEIAIRIDENMDDSLANVEGAQGALLKYLNSISSNRWLMIKIFFVLIFFLMVFLFFVA